A genomic segment from Gemmatimonadota bacterium encodes:
- the queG gene encoding tRNA epoxyqueuosine(34) reductase QueG yields MTIDRRKLADELKQHALASGFSLAGIAPVDASEHMPAYRAWIDEGRHGEMAYLSRADAVSRRADLDSTLNDVRSVLVVAHEYFVEDPPGVPEDASRAVIARYARGDDYHDVVKNKLISLARWLDARIDSKLQARAYVDTGPILERDLAQRAGLGWFGKNTMLINPQRGSYFFVGLLLLDLELPPDEPFVEDRCGTCQACLDACPTGALLGRDESGAPIIDARRCISYLTIELRGPIPAELRPDIGNRVYGCDICQEVCPFSRKFSVPSEEPAYSARPEFDGPPLVELAERLLSLSGRGFRRAFAGSPVLRAGRKGLLRNVCVALGNWGSPSGVAVLARALVDPASLVRGHAAWALGTVGSPEAISLLSERAADEADDWVRGEIEFALSPPSGTKRGSSGSEAR; encoded by the coding sequence GTGACGATCGACCGTCGGAAGCTTGCGGACGAGTTGAAGCAGCACGCCCTTGCCTCGGGGTTTTCGCTCGCCGGCATCGCACCCGTGGACGCGAGTGAGCATATGCCGGCCTACCGGGCTTGGATCGACGAGGGCCGACACGGAGAGATGGCGTACCTGTCGCGTGCGGACGCGGTCTCCCGCAGAGCCGACCTCGACTCCACGCTGAACGACGTGCGGTCGGTGCTCGTCGTCGCGCACGAATACTTCGTCGAGGATCCACCAGGGGTGCCGGAGGACGCTTCGCGCGCCGTCATCGCCCGCTATGCGCGGGGGGACGACTACCACGACGTCGTGAAGAACAAGCTGATCTCGCTCGCTCGGTGGTTGGACGCCAGGATCGATTCGAAGCTTCAGGCGCGAGCGTACGTCGACACCGGCCCTATCCTGGAGCGTGACCTCGCGCAGCGCGCCGGCCTCGGCTGGTTCGGCAAGAACACCATGCTCATCAACCCGCAACGAGGCTCCTACTTCTTCGTGGGTCTGCTACTGCTCGACTTAGAGTTGCCTCCGGACGAGCCGTTCGTGGAGGATCGTTGCGGGACATGTCAGGCGTGCCTCGACGCGTGCCCGACCGGCGCGTTGCTGGGCCGTGACGAGAGCGGCGCGCCCATCATCGACGCGAGGCGGTGCATCTCCTATCTGACCATCGAGCTCCGCGGCCCGATCCCCGCGGAGTTGCGACCCGACATCGGGAACCGCGTTTACGGGTGTGACATCTGCCAGGAGGTCTGTCCATTCAGCCGTAAATTTTCTGTGCCCTCGGAGGAGCCCGCGTACTCTGCGAGACCTGAGTTCGACGGACCGCCGCTCGTAGAGTTGGCGGAGAGGCTCTTGTCGTTGTCGGGGCGGGGATTCCGTCGGGCTTTCGCGGGCTCTCCGGTACTCAGGGCCGGGCGTAAGGGGCTGCTTCGCAACGTGTGCGTGGCGTTGGGCAATTGGGGGTCACCTTCGGGGGTAGCGGTGCTCGCTAGGGCATTGGTGGATCCGGCCTCGCTCGTGCGCGGACACGCTGCTTGGGCACTGGGGACTGTAGGCTCCCCCGAGGCGATCTCATTGCTCTCAGAGCGGGCAGCAGATGAGGCCGACGACTGGGTTAGGGGAGAGATCGAATTCGCGCTGTCCCCACCGAGCGGGACCAAGCGTGGATCAAGCGGGTCAGAGGCGAGGTAG
- a CDS encoding aminotransferase class V-fold PLP-dependent enzyme produces MTDDASPPDLEAIRAQFPILSRRTYLNSCSLGALSLRSEMYLDEFRERWHDLGAAAWHGHWLGRVEDLRSRVAAFWGSTPEEVALLPSTSAALAMVTESIPVGKRDRVVCTELDFPTLAYQWAVKPEIELVILRSEDGVTIDTQQFADAVDERTLFLATSHVFFTTGFQQDIEELARIARGAGAYSLIDGYQGAGQVPLTLCETGVDFYTGGPLKWLCGGPGLSYLYVREELIQSLRPRITSWFATERQFDFDLEGFEYRSDARRFELGTPALPTVHTALGGQELVDEVGIDAIVARNRTLTERLIDGARSAGFSMALAEPGQRTSIVMIRHEDPPGAVRHLAEHDVIVDHRPGFVRVSPHFYNTEEEVDRCLHVLAAFCA; encoded by the coding sequence GTGACCGACGACGCCTCCCCGCCCGACCTTGAAGCGATCCGCGCTCAGTTCCCGATCCTCTCGCGCCGGACGTACCTGAATTCCTGCTCGCTCGGGGCACTCTCACTGCGCTCCGAGATGTACCTCGACGAGTTTCGGGAGCGTTGGCACGACCTGGGCGCAGCCGCGTGGCATGGGCACTGGCTCGGCCGGGTCGAGGACCTCCGCAGCCGTGTGGCAGCGTTCTGGGGCTCGACACCGGAGGAGGTCGCACTCCTGCCTTCGACGTCCGCCGCGCTCGCCATGGTGACCGAGAGCATCCCAGTCGGGAAACGCGATCGTGTCGTATGCACCGAGCTCGACTTTCCCACGCTCGCGTACCAATGGGCGGTGAAGCCAGAGATCGAGCTGGTGATTCTTCGAAGTGAGGACGGTGTAACCATCGATACCCAGCAGTTCGCGGACGCCGTCGATGAGCGCACGTTGTTCCTCGCGACGAGCCACGTGTTCTTCACGACCGGCTTCCAGCAGGATATCGAGGAGCTGGCCCGCATCGCTCGGGGAGCCGGCGCGTATTCTCTCATCGACGGATACCAGGGAGCCGGGCAAGTCCCGCTCACGCTGTGCGAAACGGGCGTGGACTTCTACACGGGAGGACCGCTGAAATGGCTGTGCGGTGGTCCAGGGCTCTCTTATCTGTACGTCCGTGAGGAGCTGATTCAGTCGTTGCGGCCGCGGATCACGTCCTGGTTCGCCACGGAACGCCAGTTCGACTTCGACCTGGAAGGCTTCGAGTACCGTTCCGATGCGCGGCGCTTCGAGCTCGGCACGCCGGCGCTACCAACGGTGCATACAGCGCTCGGCGGCCAAGAACTCGTCGACGAGGTCGGAATCGACGCCATCGTCGCACGCAACCGCACGCTCACGGAGCGCCTCATCGACGGAGCCCGTTCAGCCGGCTTCTCCATGGCGTTGGCAGAGCCGGGACAGCGCACGTCCATCGTCATGATTCGCCACGAGGACCCGCCGGGGGCTGTCCGGCACCTCGCCGAACATGACGTGATCGTGGATCACCGCCCCGGCTTTGTCAGGGTCAGCCCGCATTTCTACAACACCGAAGAGGAAGTCGACCGATGCTTGCACGTGCTCGCGGCGTTTTGTGCCTAG
- a CDS encoding RraA family protein: MSEATAALVDYIRRNRVSSTEVADALGKTGALPGMTAVTRGHFRVGVVEWIYAYEESNWPVHEQIQDIPEASIVLIEAFDCAGRAIFGDIVAKYMLLYRQASALVVQGALRDAHRLIKEGWPIWCTGFNPVGCFNRKPSAPLDPAVVKQRQETRQGAIAVCDDTGVVVIPPDRHNEEFLERLQFIEEQEDIWYECIDRKKWSTFRTICLKDYESKE, from the coding sequence ATGAGCGAAGCGACGGCAGCTCTTGTCGATTACATCCGACGCAACCGAGTCTCCTCCACGGAGGTGGCCGATGCCCTCGGCAAGACCGGCGCTTTGCCCGGAATGACCGCTGTGACTCGGGGACACTTCCGAGTCGGCGTCGTCGAGTGGATCTACGCCTACGAGGAGAGCAACTGGCCCGTTCACGAGCAGATCCAGGACATTCCCGAGGCCAGCATCGTCCTGATTGAGGCCTTCGACTGCGCCGGCCGCGCCATCTTCGGCGACATCGTGGCGAAGTACATGCTCCTCTACCGCCAGGCCTCGGCGCTGGTCGTACAAGGCGCGTTGCGAGACGCGCACCGCTTGATCAAGGAGGGCTGGCCGATCTGGTGCACCGGTTTCAACCCCGTCGGATGCTTCAACCGCAAGCCGTCGGCGCCCCTCGATCCCGCTGTGGTGAAGCAGCGGCAGGAGACGCGACAGGGGGCCATCGCCGTGTGCGACGACACGGGAGTCGTGGTGATCCCCCCCGATCGGCATAACGAGGAGTTTCTCGAGCGCCTGCAGTTCATCGAAGAGCAAGAGGACATTTGGTATGAGTGCATCGACCGCAAGAAGTGGTCGACCTTTCGCACCATTTGCCTCAAGGACTACGAGAGCAAGGAGTAG
- a CDS encoding CoA pyrophosphatase, which translates to MPKASEAKPTDPRFSALSEALASHTHDGSDTPRVEGDSPQAAVALIARGTPELEVLLIKRADSERDPWSGHMALPGGRRDGDDRTLLATAIRETMEEVGLDLERRAQLLGRLGDVGPASPRLPRLMVTPFVFGIAGEATAYVRSPEVAEVFWIQVSELRSPDVHSTVEIPLPGGPREFPCYRVAGEVVWGLTYRMLDQFLELNPLRPIPR; encoded by the coding sequence ATGCCAAAGGCGTCTGAGGCGAAACCGACCGACCCCCGCTTCTCGGCGCTCAGCGAAGCCCTCGCGTCGCACACGCACGACGGGAGCGACACGCCCCGCGTAGAGGGGGATTCTCCGCAAGCGGCGGTGGCGCTGATAGCACGGGGCACTCCAGAGCTGGAAGTGCTGCTGATCAAGCGTGCGGACTCCGAGCGCGACCCGTGGTCCGGCCACATGGCGTTGCCGGGCGGACGTCGGGACGGGGACGACAGGACGCTGCTCGCGACGGCAATCCGGGAGACGATGGAGGAAGTCGGTCTCGATCTGGAGCGGCGGGCGCAACTGCTCGGCCGACTCGGCGACGTCGGCCCGGCGTCGCCAAGACTGCCGCGTCTGATGGTCACGCCCTTTGTGTTCGGCATCGCCGGCGAAGCCACAGCGTACGTCCGCAGCCCCGAGGTGGCGGAGGTGTTCTGGATTCAAGTCAGCGAACTACGCTCGCCCGACGTGCATTCGACCGTGGAGATCCCGCTGCCAGGAGGACCGCGCGAATTCCCCTGCTACCGTGTGGCCGGCGAGGTCGTTTGGGGCCTCACCTACCGTATGCTCGATCAGTTCTTGGAGCTCAACCCCCTTCGTCCCATTCCGCGATGA
- a CDS encoding glycosyltransferase, with product MTAGLDFARGDWVVLLDCDLQDSPRYIPEMYAKATTEKYDIVLARRTVRKHSWLKSASAKVFLRRVQLPT from the coding sequence ATCACCGCCGGCCTGGATTTCGCGCGCGGCGATTGGGTCGTCTTGCTGGACTGTGATCTTCAGGACAGCCCTCGCTACATTCCCGAAATGTACGCGAAGGCGACCACGGAGAAGTACGACATCGTCCTGGCCCGGCGGACGGTACGGAAGCACTCTTGGCTCAAGAGCGCCTCGGCGAAGGTGTTTCTACGGCGCGTTCAGCTGCCTACCTAG
- a CDS encoding glycosyltransferase, with protein MCSELTRQLFEAVSAISEDFEIVYVEDGGTDRSWELIEAEAAADPRVRGFRLSRNFG; from the coding sequence GTGTGCAGCGAGCTCACCCGACAGCTCTTCGAGGCCGTATCTGCGATTTCGGAGGACTTCGAGATCGTGTACGTCGAGGACGGCGGCACGGATCGTTCGTGGGAGCTGATCGAGGCCGAGGCTGCCGCCGACCCTCGAGTGCGTGGCTTCCGCCTGAGCCGAAACTTCGGCTAG
- a CDS encoding zinc-binding dehydrogenase produces the protein MRAALFAKYGGPEVVEIGKVPIPEPGPGEVRIKIEAAAMNHLDLWVRRGLPIETPMPHIGGSDMAGVVDVVGPGSEAVPVGTRVVVDPSVGYEWYLGQGRGPSIEDPRFQILGEHTQGGFAEYAVVPAANVLELPEDFPAEKAAAAGLVFVTAWRALMTRAQLRAGERVLITGASGGVGTAAIQIAVSAGAKVYALTGGEEKVRQAEELGAHVVYDRHKVDFSREVWRDTAKSGVHVVFDTVGESLWPQALRTLSHGGRLVTSGATTGSRGVTEIRLVFWKQLTILGSTMGSPAEFRQVMRLVFSGNLEPVIHAVMPLDEARKAHEMLEGGEVFGKIVLVP, from the coding sequence ATGCGAGCCGCCCTCTTCGCAAAGTACGGCGGTCCCGAGGTGGTCGAGATCGGCAAGGTCCCGATTCCCGAGCCCGGCCCAGGTGAGGTTCGCATCAAGATCGAAGCCGCGGCGATGAATCACCTGGACCTTTGGGTGCGCCGCGGTCTGCCGATCGAGACGCCGATGCCTCACATCGGAGGCTCCGACATGGCGGGTGTGGTCGACGTCGTTGGCCCCGGCTCGGAAGCGGTGCCGGTTGGGACGCGAGTGGTTGTCGATCCCTCGGTCGGGTACGAGTGGTACCTCGGGCAGGGTCGTGGCCCGTCCATCGAGGACCCGCGCTTCCAAATCCTCGGGGAGCACACGCAGGGCGGGTTTGCCGAGTACGCGGTTGTGCCCGCCGCCAACGTGCTCGAACTGCCCGAGGACTTCCCAGCGGAGAAAGCCGCCGCCGCCGGTCTGGTGTTCGTGACAGCGTGGCGTGCACTAATGACGCGCGCCCAGCTCCGCGCTGGTGAGCGGGTCCTGATCACCGGTGCGTCCGGTGGCGTCGGCACCGCGGCGATCCAGATCGCGGTGAGCGCGGGCGCCAAGGTCTATGCGTTGACCGGGGGTGAGGAGAAGGTGCGCCAAGCGGAGGAGCTCGGTGCGCATGTGGTCTACGACCGCCACAAGGTCGACTTCTCTCGTGAGGTGTGGAGGGACACCGCCAAGAGCGGCGTTCATGTCGTGTTCGACACCGTGGGTGAGTCGCTGTGGCCCCAGGCGCTGCGCACGCTCAGTCACGGTGGCCGGCTGGTGACGTCCGGGGCGACGACCGGGTCTCGAGGGGTAACCGAGATCCGGCTCGTCTTTTGGAAGCAGCTCACGATCCTGGGCAGCACGATGGGCAGCCCCGCGGAATTCCGTCAGGTAATGCGGCTCGTCTTTTCCGGTAACTTGGAGCCGGTCATCCACGCGGTAATGCCGCTCGACGAGGCGCGCAAAGCCCACGAGATGCTGGAGGGTGGTGAGGTCTTTGGGAAGATCGTCCTGGTGCCCTGA
- a CDS encoding radical SAM protein, with the protein MTGDFLRITEIFHSVQGESTWAGLPCTFIRLTGCPLRCTWCDTEYAFHGGTKMTFEQILETARDHPAKLVEVTGGEPLAHPGAFPLVEMLLEDGYTVLVETSGAFNVAPLDPRAHKIMDLKCPGSGESARNLWSNLDHLTERDEVKFVVKDRTDYEWTRDTIRERGLDARVDDGSLRALLVSPVWGEIDLAALAGWILEDGLTVRFQVQLHKLIWGADAKGV; encoded by the coding sequence TTGACCGGCGACTTCCTGCGCATCACGGAGATCTTCCACTCGGTCCAGGGCGAATCCACTTGGGCCGGTCTGCCCTGCACGTTCATTCGGTTGACCGGGTGCCCGCTGCGGTGCACGTGGTGTGATACCGAGTACGCGTTCCACGGCGGCACGAAGATGACCTTCGAGCAGATCTTGGAGACCGCGCGTGACCATCCGGCGAAGCTCGTGGAGGTCACCGGTGGTGAGCCGTTGGCCCATCCGGGAGCGTTTCCGCTCGTCGAGATGTTGCTGGAGGACGGGTACACGGTGCTGGTCGAAACGTCGGGCGCCTTCAACGTCGCGCCGCTCGACCCTCGAGCGCACAAGATCATGGACCTCAAGTGTCCCGGATCAGGGGAAAGCGCGCGTAACCTCTGGTCGAATCTCGATCACCTCACCGAACGTGACGAGGTCAAGTTCGTCGTAAAGGATCGGACCGACTACGAATGGACGCGCGACACCATACGGGAACGGGGGCTCGACGCCCGTGTGGACGATGGCTCCCTGCGGGCGCTACTCGTGTCACCGGTGTGGGGCGAGATCGATCTGGCGGCGCTCGCGGGATGGATTCTGGAAGACGGGCTCACGGTTCGCTTCCAGGTTCAGCTGCACAAATTGATCTGGGGAGCGGATGCCAAAGGCGTCTGA
- a CDS encoding M28 family peptidase: protein MIHEKLPSQMTKMSLRNVEAAFAAVLLAFAPPASAQEACPTPGDTTNVDDRAMAHIRYLADDRLEGREVGTRGARCAADYIAAQFRGIGLEPAGGDDSFFQTFRLRKGSERGNANALVIDGTQYAVGIDWTPLGFSASGRFERELVYGGHGPGPPGDPDDRYAHMDVTGKIVVVEWGDPDDAHDGSMYGTPHFKATVMAGRDAAGVLVLAPEGMPLPSLAGEIRATLDIPVAVVSGDVADEIRAAAKVSSRVNVVTDVSTTTMEARNVVALLPGSDPELRDEYVIVGAHYDHLGFGGEGSLAPDSRDVHNGADDNASGTAAVIEVARALAASPRPGRSVLFMTFTGEERGLWGSQYWVMEPTLDIGGAVAMLNLDMVGRMTEDNVTIFGFGTAEEWDRIVDLASADMSHPLEIARAPDGYGASDHQSFYLEGIPVLHFFTNTHADYHRPSDDWPLINADGLHRVAELTALVAGRLAAGGAQTVRMTFLEQDQPSAPGGSSSSGGYGDAYLGSIPDMTPRDFGLRLNGVREGSPAEKGGLRAGDVVVEFNGKPIGDIYAYTYALQDTKPDDVVDMVVERDGERVTLTVTMGRRN from the coding sequence ATGATTCACGAAAAGCTTCCTTCCCAGATGACCAAGATGTCGCTCAGAAACGTCGAAGCCGCGTTCGCGGCCGTGTTGCTGGCTTTCGCCCCACCCGCCTCTGCCCAGGAGGCGTGCCCCACTCCCGGCGACACCACGAATGTGGACGACCGGGCGATGGCGCACATCCGGTATCTTGCGGACGACCGCCTAGAGGGCCGTGAAGTCGGAACCAGGGGCGCCCGCTGCGCGGCAGACTACATCGCCGCACAGTTCCGCGGGATCGGCCTCGAGCCCGCCGGCGGAGACGACAGTTTCTTCCAAACGTTCCGACTCCGAAAGGGGTCCGAGCGTGGGAACGCGAACGCACTCGTCATCGACGGGACTCAGTACGCCGTAGGAATCGACTGGACACCGCTCGGCTTCTCGGCCAGCGGCCGGTTCGAACGAGAGCTCGTGTACGGGGGACACGGCCCTGGCCCCCCGGGCGATCCGGACGACCGATACGCGCACATGGACGTGACGGGGAAGATCGTCGTGGTCGAGTGGGGTGATCCCGACGACGCGCACGACGGCTCGATGTATGGCACCCCGCACTTCAAAGCGACGGTTATGGCGGGACGGGACGCAGCAGGCGTTCTGGTGCTGGCCCCCGAGGGGATGCCGCTCCCGTCACTCGCGGGAGAGATCCGGGCGACCCTGGACATCCCCGTGGCGGTCGTGAGCGGGGACGTGGCTGACGAGATCCGCGCAGCCGCGAAGGTGTCCTCCCGCGTGAACGTAGTCACCGATGTCAGCACGACGACCATGGAGGCCCGCAACGTCGTGGCGCTCCTACCGGGCAGTGATCCCGAGCTCCGAGACGAGTACGTGATCGTCGGGGCGCACTATGATCATCTCGGTTTCGGGGGGGAGGGCTCGCTTGCGCCCGACTCCCGCGACGTGCACAACGGCGCCGACGACAACGCGAGCGGGACTGCCGCAGTGATCGAGGTCGCCCGGGCACTGGCCGCAAGCCCGCGCCCCGGCCGGAGCGTCCTCTTCATGACGTTTACGGGTGAAGAGCGCGGGCTGTGGGGCTCGCAATACTGGGTCATGGAACCCACCCTCGATATCGGCGGCGCCGTTGCCATGCTCAACCTCGACATGGTCGGGCGCATGACCGAAGACAATGTCACCATCTTCGGCTTCGGTACCGCGGAGGAGTGGGACAGGATCGTGGACTTGGCGAGCGCGGACATGAGCCACCCCCTGGAGATCGCCCGGGCTCCCGACGGGTACGGCGCTTCGGACCACCAGTCCTTCTACCTGGAGGGGATCCCGGTCCTGCACTTCTTCACCAACACGCACGCGGACTACCACCGGCCGTCGGACGACTGGCCACTCATCAACGCCGACGGTCTGCACCGCGTTGCCGAGCTCACGGCCCTCGTGGCTGGCCGTCTCGCCGCCGGTGGAGCGCAGACCGTGCGCATGACGTTTCTCGAGCAGGACCAGCCCTCCGCACCGGGGGGCTCATCGTCGAGTGGCGGCTACGGCGACGCGTACTTGGGGTCGATCCCCGACATGACCCCCCGCGACTTCGGCTTGAGACTGAACGGAGTGCGCGAAGGAAGCCCCGCCGAGAAGGGCGGCCTGCGCGCCGGCGACGTGGTCGTCGAGTTCAACGGGAAGCCGATCGGCGACATCTACGCATACACCTATGCCCTGCAAGACACCAAGCCGGACGACGTCGTGGACATGGTCGTGGAGCGCGACGGCGAGCGGGTCACCCTGACGGTGACGATGGGCAGACGGAACTAG
- a CDS encoding PadR family transcriptional regulator, producing the protein MSTLTRKGLLESHWEEEGVAHAGGGPRRKYYEVTPRGSIRRQRCGTSAESALRAASSVCPSSPSG; encoded by the coding sequence TTGTCGACCCTGACTCGGAAGGGACTCCTGGAGTCCCACTGGGAAGAGGAGGGCGTCGCGCACGCGGGCGGCGGCCCCAGGAGGAAGTACTACGAGGTCACGCCGCGCGGGTCGATCCGTCGACAGCGCTGCGGGACGAGCGCTGAGAGCGCGCTGCGAGCTGCTAGTTCCGTCTGCCCATCGTCACCGTCAGGGTGA
- a CDS encoding nucleotide pyrophosphohydrolase, translating into MDLKDAQERVDAWISRFDEGYWPPLTNLARLIEEVGELAREMNHRFGHKTKKTEEPQQDLALELADVLFVLLVIANEQGIDLDEALEQVLEKYRTRDSERWAPVE; encoded by the coding sequence ATGGATCTCAAGGACGCCCAGGAACGAGTCGACGCCTGGATCTCCCGATTCGACGAGGGCTACTGGCCCCCGCTCACGAACCTCGCCCGCCTCATCGAGGAAGTCGGCGAGCTCGCTCGCGAGATGAACCACCGTTTCGGGCACAAGACCAAGAAGACGGAGGAGCCCCAGCAGGATCTCGCGTTGGAGCTGGCGGACGTGCTCTTCGTGCTTCTGGTGATCGCGAACGAGCAGGGGATCGATCTGGATGAGGCGCTCGAGCAGGTGCTCGAGAAGTACCGTACGCGGGACTCTGAGCGGTGGGCGCCGGTGGAATAG
- a CDS encoding PD40 domain-containing protein has product MNHRVLFLTAAIGLVSASCASEEAAEAAPESVEATANLATEGETHIRNIRQLTFGGENAEAYWAFDGSRLIYQAKKPGAECDQIYIMDPETGVSHLVSTGEGRTTCSYFYPSGDQILYSSTHHHDASCPANPDFSLGYVWPIYDTYDIFVANIDGSNLRQLTTEDGYDAEATFSPTGDRIVFTSTRDGDLELYSMAPDGSDVQRLTDRIGYDGGAFYSPDGSQIIWRAHYPEPGPEADDYMALLEQGLIRPGELDVYVMDADGSNQRQVTDLGGASFAPYWHPDGDRILFSSNHHDPSGRDFDIYMINLDGTGLTRITHAEGFDGFPVFSPDGRFLVFSSNRNNGGTSDTNVFIAEWDEGG; this is encoded by the coding sequence GTGAATCATCGAGTTCTGTTTTTGACGGCGGCGATCGGTCTCGTTTCGGCATCGTGCGCGAGTGAGGAGGCCGCCGAGGCGGCTCCCGAGTCGGTGGAGGCCACCGCTAATCTGGCGACTGAAGGCGAAACGCACATCCGTAATATCCGCCAGTTGACGTTCGGGGGCGAGAACGCCGAAGCCTACTGGGCGTTTGACGGCTCGCGGCTGATCTACCAGGCCAAGAAGCCCGGCGCAGAATGCGACCAGATCTACATCATGGATCCGGAGACCGGCGTTTCGCACCTGGTCAGCACAGGCGAGGGTCGGACCACCTGCTCGTACTTCTATCCGTCGGGAGACCAGATCCTCTATTCGTCGACCCACCACCACGACGCTTCGTGCCCCGCGAACCCCGACTTCTCGTTGGGCTACGTGTGGCCGATCTACGACACGTACGACATCTTCGTGGCGAACATCGACGGATCCAACCTGCGCCAGCTGACCACTGAGGACGGGTACGACGCCGAAGCGACGTTCTCACCGACGGGGGATCGCATCGTCTTCACGAGCACTCGGGACGGCGACTTAGAGCTCTATTCGATGGCTCCGGATGGGTCCGACGTGCAGCGGCTCACCGACCGCATCGGATACGATGGGGGTGCGTTCTATTCGCCGGACGGCTCGCAGATCATCTGGCGTGCACACTACCCCGAACCGGGTCCCGAGGCCGACGACTACATGGCGCTGCTGGAGCAGGGCCTGATCCGGCCGGGCGAGCTCGACGTGTACGTCATGGATGCGGATGGGTCCAATCAGCGTCAGGTGACCGACCTCGGCGGTGCGAGCTTTGCGCCATACTGGCACCCGGACGGAGACAGGATCCTGTTCAGCTCGAACCACCACGACCCATCGGGTCGAGACTTCGACATCTACATGATCAACTTGGACGGCACCGGTCTCACGCGGATCACGCACGCCGAGGGCTTTGACGGTTTCCCGGTGTTCAGCCCGGACGGTCGCTTCCTGGTGTTCAGTTCGAATCGCAACAACGGAGGCACGAGCGACACCAACGTATTCATCGCGGAATGGGACGAAGGGGGTTGA